One stretch of Hyphomicrobiales bacterium DNA includes these proteins:
- the clpS gene encoding ATP-dependent Clp protease adapter ClpS, whose product MSAGDNGSGKGEPGTGIITRTRPKTKRPQLYKVLLLNDDYTPMEFVVHVLERFFNKGREEATRIMLHVHHNGVGMCGVFTYEVAETKVTHVMDFARKHQHPLQCVMEKE is encoded by the coding sequence ATGAGCGCGGGCGACAACGGCAGCGGCAAGGGCGAGCCGGGAACGGGAATCATCACCCGCACGCGGCCCAAGACGAAACGGCCGCAACTGTATAAGGTTTTGCTGCTCAATGACGACTACACGCCGATGGAATTCGTCGTGCATGTGCTGGAGCGGTTCTTCAACAAGGGGCGCGAGGAGGCGACCCGGATCATGCTGCATGTCCACCATAACGGAGTCGGCATGTGCGGCGTATTCACCTATGAGGTGGCGGAAACCAAGGTGACGCACGTCATGGACTTTGCACGAAAGCACCAGCACCCGCTACAATGCGTGATGGAAAAGGAGTAG
- the clpA gene encoding ATP-dependent Clp protease ATP-binding subunit ClpA, with product MPTFSKQLEQALHHALSLANERHHEYATLEHLLLALIDDQDAASVMRACNVDIDVLRANLVEYVDNELDNLISDLGEDSKPTAGFQRVIQRAVIHVQSSGREEVTGANVLVAIFAERESHAAYFLQEQDMTRYDAVNYISHGIAKRPGMSEARPVRGADEDAATVEGSEETKRKADALDAYCVNLNKKAAQGRIDPLIGREAEIHRTIQVLCRRQKNNPLFVGDPGVGKTAIAEGLARRIVHGEVPGVLKKATIFQLDMGALLAGTRYRGDFEERLKAVVKEIEAYPGAIMFIDEIHTVIGAGATSGGAMDASNLLKPALQSGTLRCIGSTTYKEYRQYFEKDRALVRRFQKIDIVEPTVPDTIKILKGLKPYFEEFHGIRYTEQAIRAAVELAAKYIHDRKLPDKAIDVIDETGASQMLLPDSRRRKTIGIKEIETTIATMARIPPKTVSKNDAEVLSHLSTHLNRVVFGQDQAIEALAAAIKLSRAGLREPEKPIGSYLFCGPTGVGKTEVARQLADLLGIELLRFDMSEYMERHTVSRLIGAPPGYVGFDQGGLLTDGVDQHPFCVLLLDEIEKAHPDLFNILLQVMDHGKLTDHNGKRVDFRNVILIMTTNAGAADLAKAAVGFTRSKREGDDEEAINRLFTPEFRNRLDAVVTFARLPPEVIAKVVEKFIFELEVQLADRNVTFDLSPEANKWIAERGYDEKFGARPLARVIQEHIKKPLADEVLFGRLKKGGTVKVTVAEDGQHLSFEFFNEDPPVKPSPPIEARGKPAAKKKAAGGRKKAAGKARSRKKKKGGDSSGGGGSLVPRVPLLVE from the coding sequence GTGCCGACCTTCTCAAAACAACTGGAACAGGCCCTGCACCACGCATTGTCGCTGGCCAATGAGCGTCACCATGAATATGCGACGCTCGAGCATCTGCTGTTGGCGCTCATCGACGATCAGGACGCAGCCTCCGTGATGCGCGCCTGCAACGTCGACATCGACGTGCTGCGCGCCAATCTGGTCGAATATGTCGACAATGAGCTCGACAATCTGATCTCCGATCTGGGTGAGGATTCCAAACCCACCGCCGGCTTCCAGCGGGTCATCCAGCGCGCCGTCATCCATGTCCAATCCTCCGGTCGCGAGGAGGTGACCGGCGCCAACGTGCTGGTCGCCATCTTCGCCGAACGCGAGAGCCACGCCGCCTATTTCCTGCAGGAGCAGGACATGACCCGATACGACGCGGTCAACTACATCAGCCACGGCATTGCCAAACGGCCGGGCATGTCGGAGGCGCGCCCGGTGCGCGGCGCCGACGAGGACGCGGCCACGGTCGAAGGCAGCGAGGAGACCAAGCGCAAGGCCGATGCACTCGACGCTTACTGCGTCAACCTCAATAAGAAGGCGGCGCAAGGGCGCATCGATCCGCTGATCGGGCGCGAGGCGGAGATCCACCGCACCATCCAGGTGCTGTGTCGGCGGCAGAAGAACAACCCGCTGTTCGTCGGCGATCCCGGCGTCGGCAAGACGGCGATTGCCGAGGGCCTGGCGCGGCGGATCGTTCATGGCGAGGTACCCGGCGTCCTGAAGAAGGCGACCATCTTCCAGCTCGACATGGGCGCGCTGTTGGCCGGCACCCGCTATCGCGGCGATTTCGAGGAGCGCCTGAAGGCGGTGGTCAAGGAGATCGAGGCCTATCCGGGCGCCATCATGTTCATCGACGAGATCCACACCGTGATCGGCGCCGGCGCCACCTCGGGGGGCGCGATGGACGCCTCCAATCTGCTCAAACCGGCGCTGCAAAGCGGTACGCTGCGCTGCATCGGCTCTACCACCTACAAGGAATACCGCCAATATTTCGAGAAGGATCGCGCCCTGGTGCGGCGCTTCCAGAAGATCGACATTGTCGAGCCGACGGTGCCCGACACGATCAAGATCCTGAAAGGTCTGAAGCCCTATTTCGAGGAGTTCCACGGCATCCGCTACACCGAGCAGGCGATCAGAGCGGCGGTGGAGCTGGCGGCCAAATACATCCACGACCGCAAGCTGCCGGACAAGGCCATCGACGTCATCGACGAGACCGGGGCCTCGCAGATGCTGCTGCCCGATTCCCGCCGCCGCAAGACCATCGGCATCAAGGAGATCGAGACAACCATCGCGACCATGGCGCGGATTCCGCCCAAGACCGTGTCGAAGAACGATGCCGAGGTGCTCTCGCATCTGAGCACCCATCTCAATCGGGTCGTGTTTGGGCAGGATCAGGCCATCGAAGCCCTCGCCGCGGCCATAAAGCTCTCGCGGGCGGGGCTGCGCGAGCCGGAGAAGCCGATCGGCAGCTACCTGTTCTGTGGACCCACCGGGGTCGGCAAGACCGAGGTCGCGCGCCAGCTCGCCGATCTTCTCGGCATCGAGCTCCTACGCTTCGACATGTCGGAATATATGGAGCGGCACACCGTTTCGCGCCTGATCGGGGCGCCGCCGGGCTATGTCGGCTTCGACCAGGGCGGCCTTCTCACCGACGGCGTCGATCAGCATCCATTCTGCGTGCTGCTGCTGGACGAGATCGAGAAGGCGCATCCGGACCTGTTCAACATTCTCTTGCAGGTGATGGACCACGGCAAGCTGACCGACCATAACGGCAAGCGGGTCGACTTCCGCAACGTGATCCTGATCATGACCACCAATGCGGGTGCTGCCGATCTCGCCAAGGCTGCCGTCGGCTTCACCCGGTCGAAGCGGGAGGGCGACGACGAGGAGGCGATCAACCGGCTGTTCACGCCGGAATTCCGCAACCGCCTCGATGCCGTCGTCACATTCGCCCGCCTGCCGCCGGAGGTGATCGCCAAGGTGGTCGAGAAGTTCATCTTCGAGCTCGAGGTGCAGCTCGCCGACCGCAACGTCACCTTCGACCTGTCGCCGGAGGCCAACAAGTGGATCGCCGAGCGCGGCTATGACGAAAAGTTCGGCGCCCGGCCGCTTGCCCGTGTCATCCAGGAACACATCAAGAAGCCGCTCGCCGACGAGGTCCTGTTCGGGCGGCTGAAAAAGGGCGGCACGGTCAAGGTGACGGTGGCCGAAGACGGCCAGCATCTGAGCTTCGAATTCTTCAACGAGGACCCGCCCGTAAAGCCGTCGCCTCCGATTGAAGCGCGCGGCAAGCCGGCGGCGAAGAAAAAGGCCGCGGGCGGGCGCAAGAAGGCTGCCGGCAAGGCCCGTTCGCGCAAGAAGAAGAAAGGCGGCGATTCTTCCGGTGGGGGCGGCAGTCTGGTGCCGCGGGTTCCGCTGCTCGTCGAATAG
- a CDS encoding AzlC family ABC transporter permease produces MAGLDPGEGERPALSRRAAFLRGMRRAPSTGAFILICSFVGYGALVHESGLTLIQALAIALFVWALPGQVVLVSEMAAGAALWSAAIGVTLTSVRLMPLVVVLMPILRGPRTGRLHQLLLSHFCAITIWVESMQRLPRMSRAERVPYYWGFCSVLVSTNLVATIVGYEAAALLTLELAAGLLFLTPLYFVLSMLRASDTPADRLALLFGFVLGPLVFVTLPGFELVLSGLVGGTAAYLIDRRRRRRT; encoded by the coding sequence TTGGCGGGTCTTGACCCAGGGGAGGGCGAACGGCCGGCTCTGAGCCGCCGCGCTGCCTTTCTCCGGGGCATGCGGCGGGCGCCGTCGACCGGGGCCTTCATTCTCATCTGCTCCTTTGTCGGCTATGGCGCGCTCGTTCATGAGAGCGGGCTCACCCTGATCCAGGCGCTCGCGATCGCGCTGTTCGTCTGGGCGCTGCCGGGTCAGGTCGTCCTGGTCAGCGAGATGGCCGCCGGCGCGGCGCTATGGAGCGCCGCCATCGGGGTCACGCTGACCTCTGTACGGTTGATGCCGCTCGTCGTCGTGCTGATGCCGATCCTGCGCGGCCCGCGCACGGGCAGGCTGCACCAGCTTCTGCTGTCGCATTTTTGCGCCATCACCATCTGGGTCGAATCGATGCAGCGGCTGCCGCGAATGTCGCGGGCCGAGCGGGTGCCCTATTATTGGGGCTTCTGCTCGGTTCTGGTCTCGACCAATCTCGTTGCGACAATCGTCGGCTACGAGGCCGCGGCCCTACTCACGCTGGAGCTCGCCGCCGGGCTGTTGTTCCTGACGCCGCTTTATTTCGTGCTGTCGATGCTGCGCGCCTCCGATACTCCGGCCGACCGGCTGGCGCTGCTGTTCGGCTTCGTGCTCGGGCCGCTCGTCTTCGTCACGTTGCCGGGCTTCGAGCTTGTGCTTTCCGGTCTTGTCGGCGGTACGGCGGCCTATCTCATCGACCGGAGGAGGAGGCGGCGGACATGA
- a CDS encoding AzlD domain-containing protein — translation MAAEGYGWLVMLFVAGTLATDIWRVIGVFAALRVNEGSEVFLFARAISTALVAALIARIVCFPPGALAEAPLLLRLGAFAIGLGVYFAGRRAMALGIFVGEVVLVGGFILFSHL, via the coding sequence ATGGCGGCAGAAGGATATGGCTGGCTCGTCATGCTGTTCGTCGCCGGCACGCTTGCGACCGACATCTGGCGCGTCATCGGCGTTTTTGCCGCGCTCAGGGTCAACGAAGGCAGCGAGGTGTTTCTGTTCGCGCGGGCGATCTCGACGGCGCTGGTCGCGGCGCTGATCGCGCGCATAGTCTGCTTTCCGCCCGGCGCGCTCGCCGAGGCGCCGCTCTTATTGCGGCTGGGCGCGTTTGCAATTGGGCTCGGCGTCTATTTCGCGGGTCGGCGCGCCATGGCGCTCGGAATCTTCGTCGGCGAGGTGGTGCTCGTCGGCGGCTTTATTCTGTTCTCTCATCTTTGA
- a CDS encoding HIT family protein, translated as MTASYDKDNIFAKILRGEIPCHKVHEDDATLVFMDIMPRADGHALVIPKAPSRNLLDIAPTDLAAVMAVVQKVARAALKAFTAEGVLIQQFNEPASGQIVFHTHFHVIPRWHDVPLRPHTGEMADPDVLAANAEKLRAALKDERTE; from the coding sequence ATGACTGCCAGCTATGACAAGGACAATATCTTCGCCAAGATCCTCCGCGGCGAGATACCCTGCCACAAGGTCCACGAGGACGACGCGACCCTCGTCTTCATGGATATCATGCCGCGCGCCGACGGCCATGCGCTGGTCATCCCCAAGGCGCCTTCGCGCAACCTCCTCGACATCGCGCCCACCGACCTTGCCGCGGTCATGGCGGTGGTGCAGAAGGTCGCGCGCGCGGCGCTCAAGGCGTTCACGGCCGAAGGCGTGCTGATCCAGCAGTTCAACGAGCCGGCGTCCGGTCAGATCGTCTTCCACACCCATTTCCACGTCATCCCGCGCTGGCACGACGTGCCCCTCAGGCCGCACACCGGCGAAATGGCCGATCCGGACGTTCTCGCCGCAAACGCGGAGAAACTGCGCGCGGCGCTCAAAGATGAGAGAACAGAATAA
- a CDS encoding GNAT family N-acetyltransferase — translation MGDREPVKARVIGEIGAVAAADWDACAGVRHQDEARGIPYNPFISHTFLSILEKSGSVSAKAGWMPQHIVVEDDAGGVAACMPCYVKSHSHGEYVFDWGWADAFERAGGSYYPKLQVAVPFTPVPGRRLLVRPDLDARHFGAVLAEAAEQLVRRYGMSSVHITFLSKPEWDLLGSRGFLQRTGQQFHWNNAGYVDFEAFLSALAARKRKQIRRERRDAQAGDITIKWLTGKEVTEAHWDAFFAFYLDTGSRKWGRPYLNRRFFSLLGETMAVDVLLIFAYRAGRPIAGALNMIGSDALYGRYWGAIEEHPFLHFELCYYQAIEFAIAHRLARVEAGAQGPHKLARGYLPQTIYSAHWIADPGLRRAVARFLHEERAHVAFEQRLLAEQAPFRKDGALDRPEET, via the coding sequence ATGGGCGACCGCGAACCCGTCAAGGCCAGAGTGATCGGAGAGATCGGCGCCGTCGCCGCCGCCGACTGGGACGCCTGCGCCGGGGTCAGGCACCAGGACGAGGCCCGAGGAATTCCCTATAATCCCTTCATTTCACATACATTTCTTTCCATTCTCGAGAAATCCGGAAGCGTCTCCGCCAAGGCCGGCTGGATGCCGCAGCACATCGTCGTCGAGGACGATGCCGGCGGCGTTGCCGCTTGCATGCCCTGCTACGTGAAAAGCCACAGCCACGGCGAATACGTATTCGATTGGGGCTGGGCCGACGCCTTCGAGCGCGCCGGCGGCAGCTACTATCCGAAGCTACAGGTCGCCGTCCCCTTCACGCCGGTCCCCGGCCGCCGGCTACTGGTGCGCCCGGACCTCGATGCACGCCATTTCGGCGCCGTTCTCGCCGAGGCCGCCGAGCAACTCGTTAGGCGCTACGGCATGTCATCGGTGCACATCACCTTTCTGAGCAAGCCCGAATGGGACCTACTCGGTTCCCGCGGCTTCCTGCAGCGCACCGGCCAGCAGTTTCACTGGAACAATGCCGGTTACGTCGATTTCGAGGCTTTCCTGAGCGCGCTTGCCGCGCGCAAGCGCAAGCAGATCCGTCGCGAGCGCCGCGACGCCCAGGCCGGCGACATCACGATCAAGTGGCTCACGGGAAAGGAGGTCACCGAGGCCCATTGGGACGCCTTCTTCGCCTTCTATTTGGACACCGGCAGCCGGAAATGGGGCCGGCCCTATCTCAACCGCCGCTTCTTCAGCCTGCTCGGCGAGACGATGGCCGTCGATGTCTTGCTGATTTTCGCTTACCGCGCAGGGCGGCCCATTGCGGGCGCCCTTAACATGATCGGTTCCGATGCCCTTTACGGCCGCTATTGGGGCGCCATCGAGGAGCATCCCTTCCTGCATTTCGAGCTTTGCTACTACCAGGCGATCGAATTCGCGATTGCCCATCGCCTCGCCCGCGTCGAGGCCGGCGCCCAGGGACCGCACAAGCTGGCGCGCGGCTATCTGCCGCAAACGATCTATTCGGCCCATTGGATCGCTGATCCCGGCCTGCGCCGCGCGGTCGCCCGCTTCCTCCACGAGGAGCGCGCCCATGTCGCCTTCGAGCAGCGCCTGCTGGCCGAACAAGCGCCGTTCAGAAAGGACGGAGCCCTTGACCGGCCCGAAGAGACCTGA
- a CDS encoding glycerophosphodiester phosphodiesterase family protein, protein MSGLSWLTAQHIAHRGLHDAVKGIVENTSSAVAAAMAADYAVEVDLRLAADGEAMVFHDSTLGRLTEEGGLVIGRNSEELQRIRFRGSGDRMMDLGQLIELVDGRTPLILEIKSQWDHVGPLEHRVAEVLRGYGGPVAVMSYDPDSLMAFIELAPDLPRGIVSERFRNRDAWPKLSDWRRFRLRHMLHSHRTRPQFVAYDIDGLPSAAPLLARHLFGLPLITWTVRTEADRRRAKLFADAMIFEGFLP, encoded by the coding sequence ATGAGCGGCCTGTCCTGGCTGACCGCACAACATATCGCCCACCGCGGCCTGCACGACGCGGTCAAGGGCATCGTCGAAAACACGTCGTCTGCCGTCGCGGCGGCGATGGCCGCGGACTATGCGGTGGAGGTCGATCTGCGGCTTGCCGCCGACGGCGAGGCGATGGTGTTCCACGATTCGACCCTCGGCCGGCTTACCGAAGAGGGCGGTCTGGTGATTGGGCGCAACTCGGAGGAATTGCAAAGGATTCGCTTCCGGGGCAGCGGCGATCGGATGATGGATCTGGGCCAGCTCATCGAACTGGTCGACGGCCGCACGCCGCTGATCCTCGAGATCAAGAGCCAATGGGACCATGTCGGCCCGCTGGAGCACCGCGTCGCCGAAGTGCTGCGCGGCTATGGCGGGCCCGTCGCGGTGATGTCGTACGACCCCGATTCGCTCATGGCCTTCATCGAATTGGCCCCGGACCTGCCGCGCGGCATCGTGTCGGAGCGTTTCCGCAACCGCGACGCTTGGCCGAAATTGTCGGACTGGCGCCGCTTCCGGCTGCGCCACATGCTGCATAGCCACCGCACCCGACCGCAGTTCGTCGCCTACGACATCGACGGCCTGCCGAGCGCCGCGCCGCTCCTTGCGCGCCATCTGTTCGGCCTGCCGCTCATCACCTGGACCGTGCGCACCGAGGCCGACCGGCGGCGGGCGAAATTGTTTGCCGACGCGATGATTTTCGAAGGGTTCTTGCCGTAA
- a CDS encoding RidA family protein: MSGRIEAQLKSHGVSLPQASAPAANYVPFVLSGNLLFIAGQLPVEDGMIAHTGKLGGGVSLSDGQAAARLCAVNILAQVKAATGDLDKVVRCVKLGGFVNCTADFGDQPKVMNGASDLMVLAFGETGRHARFAVGAPSLPFDAAVEVDAIFEIA, translated from the coding sequence ATGAGCGGACGCATCGAAGCGCAGTTGAAATCGCACGGCGTCAGCCTGCCGCAGGCATCAGCCCCCGCCGCCAACTACGTCCCCTTCGTGCTGAGCGGCAATCTGTTGTTTATCGCCGGCCAGCTCCCGGTCGAAGACGGCATGATCGCCCATACGGGCAAGCTCGGCGGCGGCGTCTCGCTTTCCGACGGGCAAGCCGCCGCCCGGCTCTGCGCCGTCAACATTCTGGCTCAGGTCAAGGCTGCGACCGGCGATCTCGACAAGGTCGTGCGCTGCGTCAAGCTCGGCGGCTTCGTCAACTGCACCGCGGACTTCGGCGACCAGCCGAAGGTGATGAACGGCGCCTCCGACCTGATGGTCTTGGCCTTCGGCGAGACCGGCCGCCATGCCCGCTTCGCGGTCGGCGCCCCGTCGCTGCCATTCGATGCCGCCGTCGAGGTCGACGCCATATTCGAGATCGCATGA
- a CDS encoding D-glycerate dehydrogenase, giving the protein MPESARPLLAVSRLLPAAVERRIAESYNARTNPDDTIFDGEALIAHAEGADGLLVCPTDKLNAELISRLPESVRIIATFSVGYDHVDVKAAAKRGIVVTNTPEVLTNATADLTFLLLLGAARGASWGDRMVREKRWDIWTPTGPLGVEVNGKRLGILGFGRIGRTVAKRARGFDMEIHYHDRARIPPDLEEGAVFHSDLIEFLGHCAFLSINCASTPETQGLINAERIAALPDGAILVNSARGDIVDDDAVIAALQSGKLAAAGLDVFRGEPNIDPRYRDLENAFLLPHLGSATKETRDAMGFRALDNLDAFFAGQTPKDAIRP; this is encoded by the coding sequence GTGCCAGAATCCGCTCGTCCTTTGCTTGCCGTATCCCGCCTTCTCCCTGCCGCGGTTGAACGGCGCATCGCGGAAAGCTACAATGCCCGCACCAACCCGGACGATACGATTTTCGACGGCGAGGCGCTCATCGCCCATGCCGAAGGCGCCGACGGCCTGCTCGTCTGCCCGACCGACAAGCTGAACGCCGAACTCATCTCGAGGCTGCCCGAGAGCGTGCGCATCATCGCCACCTTCTCCGTCGGCTACGATCATGTCGACGTCAAGGCGGCGGCCAAACGCGGCATCGTCGTGACCAACACCCCGGAGGTGCTCACCAACGCCACCGCCGACCTGACCTTTCTCTTGCTCCTGGGGGCTGCCCGCGGCGCTTCCTGGGGCGACCGGATGGTGCGCGAAAAACGCTGGGATATCTGGACCCCGACCGGTCCGCTCGGCGTCGAGGTCAACGGCAAGCGGCTCGGCATCCTCGGTTTCGGCCGCATCGGCCGCACCGTCGCAAAGCGCGCCCGTGGCTTCGACATGGAAATCCACTATCACGACCGCGCCAGAATCCCTCCGGATCTGGAGGAAGGTGCGGTCTTCCACTCCGATTTGATTGAATTCCTCGGCCACTGCGCCTTTCTGTCGATCAATTGCGCCTCCACCCCGGAGACGCAGGGCCTGATCAACGCGGAGCGCATCGCCGCCCTGCCCGACGGCGCCATCCTGGTCAATTCGGCGCGCGGCGACATTGTCGACGACGACGCGGTGATTGCGGCGCTCCAGTCGGGCAAGCTCGCCGCCGCGGGCCTTGACGTGTTCCGCGGCGAGCCGAACATCGATCCGCGCTATCGCGACCTGGAAAACGCCTTCCTGCTGCCGCATCTGGGCAGCGCCACCAAGGAAACGCGCGACGCCATGGGCTTCCGGGCGCTCGACAATCTCGACGCCTTTTTTGCCGGCCAGACGCCAAAAGACGCAATAAGGCCTTAA
- a CDS encoding cell envelope integrity EipB family protein, protein MTLFFAGAWAISMTVAATAAALSAHRAVYDLNLARAEPASGVAGMSGRLVFEFRGDSCTGYVVNMRWVNQVVEEDGTAAVSDLRSSTWEAGDGGAFGFSTTQYMDSGNGETTRGKAYRPSGGPVAVKLDAPERKTVSFTGDVAFPTEHMRALIAAAGAGRRVLQMRLFDGSESGDKVYETTAVIGAAAKPRHQNAAARRAGELKGLSTWPVTIAYFDAEDDRSGEARPVYKFSFDLYENGVSDSLLLDYGDYALEGRMRQIEFLPEAECK, encoded by the coding sequence ATGACGCTCTTCTTCGCCGGCGCTTGGGCCATCAGCATGACGGTTGCGGCCACGGCGGCGGCGCTCAGCGCGCATCGCGCCGTCTACGACTTGAATCTGGCGCGGGCGGAGCCGGCTTCCGGCGTCGCCGGAATGAGCGGCCGGCTGGTGTTCGAGTTCAGGGGCGATTCCTGCACCGGCTATGTGGTCAATATGCGCTGGGTCAACCAGGTGGTCGAGGAGGACGGCACGGCGGCGGTGAGCGATTTGCGCTCCTCGACCTGGGAGGCCGGCGACGGCGGCGCCTTCGGCTTCAGCACTACGCAATATATGGACTCCGGGAACGGCGAGACGACCCGCGGCAAGGCCTATCGCCCCAGCGGTGGGCCGGTTGCCGTGAAGCTCGACGCACCGGAGCGAAAGACCGTGTCGTTTACCGGCGATGTGGCGTTTCCGACCGAGCATATGCGCGCGTTGATCGCGGCCGCGGGCGCCGGCCGGCGCGTTCTTCAGATGCGCCTTTTTGACGGCTCGGAGAGCGGGGACAAGGTCTATGAGACGACGGCCGTGATCGGCGCCGCCGCCAAGCCACGGCATCAGAACGCCGCGGCGCGGCGTGCCGGAGAGCTTAAGGGACTGTCGACCTGGCCGGTGACCATCGCTTATTTCGACGCCGAGGACGACCGCAGCGGCGAAGCGCGTCCCGTCTACAAATTCTCTTTCGATCTGTACGAGAACGGGGTTAGCGATTCGCTGCTGCTCGACTATGGCGATTACGCGCTGGAAGGGCGGATGCGGCAGATCGAGTTTCTGCCCGAGGCGGAGTGCAAATAG
- a CDS encoding ROK family protein — protein MSMPSHRIGIDFGGTKIAGIVLDSENRTVGEARIATPRGDYEATLRAIAGMIERLKRRCKAQSTHVGMGIPGSISPMSGRVQNANSTWINGRPLADDLAKLLHDPLRIENDANCFALSEAADGAAAGAQSVFGVILGTGCGGGIVIAGRLVNGPRAIGGEWGHFPLPWPRADEVPGPLCWCGRRGCMECWVSGPALERDYAQAAKSRLTAPEIEARATREPLARAALDRHADRLARGLAAVVNILDPEIIVLGGGLSKMDHLYAELPGLMAPFIFSGDKGVDIRRPAHGAESGVRGAARLWN, from the coding sequence ATGAGCATGCCCTCCCACCGCATCGGCATCGACTTTGGCGGCACCAAGATCGCCGGCATCGTCCTCGATTCCGAGAACCGGACCGTCGGCGAGGCGCGCATCGCGACGCCGCGGGGCGACTATGAGGCAACCCTGCGCGCCATTGCCGGGATGATCGAAAGGCTGAAACGGCGTTGCAAGGCACAAAGTACGCATGTCGGAATGGGCATCCCCGGCTCGATCAGCCCGATGAGTGGGCGCGTCCAGAACGCCAACTCGACCTGGATCAACGGCCGCCCGCTGGCAGACGACCTCGCCAAGCTTCTGCACGACCCGCTGCGTATCGAGAACGACGCCAACTGCTTCGCCCTGTCGGAGGCTGCCGATGGGGCGGCCGCGGGCGCGCAGTCGGTGTTCGGGGTCATTCTGGGCACCGGCTGCGGCGGCGGCATCGTCATCGCCGGGAGGCTCGTCAACGGCCCGCGAGCGATCGGCGGCGAATGGGGGCATTTCCCCCTGCCCTGGCCGCGGGCGGACGAGGTTCCCGGCCCGCTTTGCTGGTGCGGCAGGCGCGGCTGCATGGAATGCTGGGTCTCCGGCCCGGCTCTGGAGCGCGACTATGCGCAAGCCGCGAAATCCCGGCTGACGGCCCCTGAGATCGAGGCCCGCGCCACGCGCGAGCCATTGGCGCGCGCCGCGCTTGATCGCCATGCCGACCGGCTGGCGCGCGGGCTAGCCGCGGTCGTCAACATTCTCGATCCGGAAATCATCGTCCTCGGCGGCGGGCTCTCAAAAATGGACCACCTTTATGCTGAGCTTCCGGGGCTGATGGCACCCTTCATTTTCTCCGGCGACAAGGGCGTCGATATCCGCCGCCCCGCGCATGGAGCGGAAAGCGGCGTGCGCGGCGCCGCGCGCCTGTGGAACTGA
- a CDS encoding response regulator encodes MAKTVLIVEDNELNMKLFHDLLDAHGYNTVETRNGMEALDLARKHRPDLILMDIQLPEVSGLEVTKWLKEDDELRSIPVIAVTAFAMKGDEERIRAGGCEAYISKPISVAQFLTTVKQFLRES; translated from the coding sequence ATGGCCAAGACCGTCCTGATCGTGGAGGACAATGAGCTCAACATGAAGCTCTTCCACGACCTGCTAGACGCACACGGCTACAACACGGTCGAGACCCGCAACGGCATGGAGGCGTTGGACCTTGCGCGCAAGCACCGGCCGGACCTTATCCTCATGGACATCCAACTGCCGGAAGTCTCTGGTCTGGAAGTGACGAAATGGCTGAAGGAAGACGATGAGCTGCGCTCCATACCGGTCATCGCAGTGACCGCATTCGCGATGAAGGGGGATGAGGAGCGCATCCGCGCCGGTGGCTGTGAAGCCTATATATCGAAGCCGATCTCGGTCGCCCAGTTTCTCACCACGGTAAAGCAATTTCTCAGAGAGTCGTAA